The following nucleotide sequence is from Mangifera indica cultivar Alphonso chromosome 1, CATAS_Mindica_2.1, whole genome shotgun sequence.
TCTCGGGAAAATTTAACGGATGGAGTCAGGAGGAAAACTAAAGAAAGGAGCTGGAGGAAGGAAAGGAGGCGGTCCAAAGAAGAAGCCCATCTCCCGGTCCGTAAAAGCCGGTTTACAGTTTCCGGTCGGCAGGATCGGCCGCTACCTGAAGCATGGACGCTACGCTCAACGCGTTGGAGCTGGCGCTCCGGTCTACCTTGCCGCTGTACTCGAGTACCTCGCTGCTGAGGTACTAATTCAATGTGTGTCTCTGTGTGTATATATTCTCTTGATTCATTTATAGTCATTTATGCTTTCGAACTCGTGCACGATTATGtgcaaatttatgtttttgaatgCTTTTGTTGTTAATTTCCATGGTTAATTTGGTTTATGAGAGTTAATTAATTATGGATCTGCTAAGTTGAAATGAAATGTGATGGTAAGAGTAACCTAGAGCTCAAATGTGGAAATAATATTGATCTATAGaagtttgatttgaacttgTACATCTGAGAAGAATTATTGTTTTGAGTTAGAATCAATGGGTTTAAATGTGTCTAGGTCCTTGAGTTAGCTGGTAATGCAGCAAGAGATAACAAGAAGAACAGGATCATACCAAGGCATGTACTTTTGGCTGTAAGGAATGATGAGGAGCTTGGAAAGCTTCTATCCGGTGTGACAATTGCTTATGGTGGTGTCTTGCCAAACATCAACCCGGTTCTTCTGCCGAAGAAATCTGAGAAACCAACAACCAAGGAGGCAAAATCTCCATCCAAGGCTACCAAGTCCCCAAAGAAAGCATAAGTTTTAGTCTTTCTTTGTGCATGTAACGTCCATGAATGTATTTGACTTGTAGGAAAGCTTCATGCAGGTAGGGGTTAGAAATATTGCACTGTTCTATCTGCTGCATGTGTAAAACTTTGTTTGTTTCGAATGAATGAAACCATGGCTATGAAATTCCATTATTGATGCATAAAGAGTGTATTCATGTGCATAGTATGAATTTGTGATTTGAGCATCTAATTTGGCTGGAGTATACTACATATCCCAGCAAACTCAAATCCCAATGACTTTGTTATCTTGTATGGCATTGTCATCTAAATGAAAGTATTGATATATCATTCACCAATTCATCATTTCATTCATGCAAATACTGCAGAAGATTCACATATCACTTAGGATAGATTTTCAGGATGAGTAGTATTATTC
It contains:
- the LOC123220753 gene encoding histone H2A-like, coding for MESGGKLKKGAGGRKGGGPKKKPISRSVKAGLQFPVGRIGRYLKHGRYAQRVGAGAPVYLAAVLEYLAAEVLELAGNAARDNKKNRIIPRHVLLAVRNDEELGKLLSGVTIAYGGVLPNINPVLLPKKSEKPTTKEAKSPSKATKSPKKA